One Mycobacterium sp. SMC-4 DNA window includes the following coding sequences:
- a CDS encoding DUF732 domain-containing protein, producing the protein MIGNRRTVAAAIVVAGLAAFGAAAPAAAQPDDKRFDDAVKSLGIDTSNIPDVPAVGRQVCELLTSGLAGNPNPVPVVRGVRTTVQNSGLDRDKATGLMRVSVAAYCPQYMRLVGR; encoded by the coding sequence ATGATTGGCAACCGCCGTACCGTAGCTGCGGCGATCGTCGTCGCCGGCCTGGCCGCTTTCGGTGCGGCCGCGCCGGCCGCAGCCCAGCCCGACGACAAGCGTTTCGACGACGCGGTGAAATCGCTGGGCATCGACACCAGCAACATCCCCGACGTGCCCGCGGTCGGTCGCCAGGTATGCGAACTGCTCACCTCGGGGCTGGCCGGCAACCCGAACCCGGTTCCGGTGGTGCGCGGCGTGCGCACCACGGTGCAGAACTCCGGACTCGACCGGGACAAGGCCACCGGGCTGATGCGGGTCTCGGTGGCTGCCTACTGCCCGCAATACATGCGCCTGGTCGGTCGCTGA
- the rpsH gene encoding 30S ribosomal protein S8, whose protein sequence is MTMTDPIADFLTRLRNANSAYHDEVTLPHSKIKANIAEILKREGYISDYRTEDARVGKSLVVSLKYGPSRERSIAGLRRVSKPGLRVYAKSTNLPRVLGGLGVAIISTSSGLRTDRQAAREGVGGEVLAYVW, encoded by the coding sequence ATGACCATGACGGATCCGATCGCAGACTTCTTGACGCGTCTGCGCAACGCCAACTCGGCGTACCACGACGAAGTGACCCTGCCGCACAGCAAGATCAAGGCCAACATCGCCGAGATCCTCAAGCGCGAGGGTTACATCAGCGACTACCGCACCGAAGACGCCCGCGTGGGCAAGTCCCTGGTGGTGTCGCTGAAGTACGGCCCCAGCCGGGAACGCAGCATCGCGGGCCTGCGCCGGGTGTCCAAGCCCGGCCTGCGCGTCTACGCGAAGTCCACCAACCTGCCGCGCGTGCTCGGCGGGCTCGGTGTGGCGATCATTTCCACGTCGTCCGGTCTGAGGACTGACCGCCAGGCGGCCCGTGAGGGCGTCGGCGGCGAGGTCCTCGCCTACGTGTGGTGA
- the rplN gene encoding 50S ribosomal protein L14: MIQQESRLKVADNTGAKEILCIRVLGGSSRRYAGIGDVIVATVKDAIPGGNVKRGDVVKAVVVRTVKERRRADGSYIKFDENAAVIIKADNDPRGTRIFGPVGRELREKRFMKIVSLAPEVL; this comes from the coding sequence GTGATTCAGCAGGAATCGCGGCTCAAGGTCGCCGACAACACGGGCGCCAAGGAGATCTTGTGCATCCGTGTGCTCGGTGGCTCGTCGCGGCGCTACGCCGGCATCGGTGATGTCATCGTGGCGACTGTCAAGGACGCCATCCCCGGCGGCAACGTCAAGCGTGGCGATGTCGTCAAGGCGGTCGTCGTGCGCACCGTCAAGGAACGCCGCCGCGCCGACGGCAGCTACATCAAGTTCGACGAGAACGCCGCCGTCATCATCAAGGCCGACAACGACCCGCGCGGCACCCGCATCTTCGGCCCCGTCGGTCGTGAGCTGCGTGAGAAGCGCTTCATGAAGATCGTCTCGCTCGCCCCGGAGGTGTTGTAG
- the rplR gene encoding 50S ribosomal protein L18, whose amino-acid sequence MATKTQDAGYKPVGKNISETRRTSRLRRHARLRKKVAGTAARPRLVVNRSSRHIHVQLVDDSQGVTVAAASSIEADVRAVEGDKKAQSTRVGQLIAERAKAAGIDEVVFDRGGYTYGGRIAALADAAREGGLKF is encoded by the coding sequence ATGGCTACCAAGACTCAAGACGCCGGCTACAAGCCGGTCGGCAAGAACATCTCCGAGACGCGGCGCACCTCTCGGTTGCGTCGCCACGCACGGCTGCGCAAGAAGGTCGCCGGCACCGCCGCGCGTCCCCGCCTGGTGGTCAACCGTTCGTCGCGGCACATCCATGTGCAGCTGGTCGACGACTCCCAGGGCGTGACGGTGGCTGCGGCGTCGTCGATCGAAGCCGACGTCCGTGCCGTCGAGGGTGACAAGAAGGCCCAGAGCACGCGGGTCGGGCAGCTCATCGCCGAGCGCGCCAAGGCCGCCGGCATCGACGAGGTGGTGTTCGACCGCGGTGGGTACACCTACGGTGGACGCATCGCCGCGCTGGCCGACGCCGCACGCGAAGGCGGGCTGAAGTTCTGA
- the rplO gene encoding 50S ribosomal protein L15 — translation MTIKLHDLRPAPGSKKAKTRVGRGEGSKGKTAGRGTKGTKARKNVPVMFEGGQMPIHMRLPKLKGFRNRFRTEYGVVNVGDINKAFPDGGTVGVDELVAKGLVRKNVLVKVLGDGKLSAKIDLTAHKFSGSAREAITSAGGTATEL, via the coding sequence ATGACGATCAAGCTGCACGACCTGCGGCCCGCGCCCGGGTCGAAGAAGGCCAAGACACGCGTGGGTCGCGGTGAGGGCTCCAAGGGTAAGACCGCCGGTCGCGGCACCAAGGGCACCAAGGCCCGCAAGAACGTGCCGGTCATGTTCGAAGGTGGGCAGATGCCTATCCACATGCGGCTGCCCAAGCTCAAGGGCTTCCGCAACCGGTTCCGCACCGAGTACGGCGTGGTCAACGTCGGCGACATCAACAAGGCGTTCCCGGACGGCGGCACCGTCGGTGTCGACGAGTTGGTGGCCAAGGGCCTCGTCCGCAAGAACGTGCTCGTCAAGGTGCTCGGCGACGGCAAACTGTCGGCCAAGATCGACCTGACCGCGCACAAGTTCAGCGGCAGCGCCCGCGAGGCGATCACCTCGGCCGGCGGCACCGCCACCGAACTGTAG
- the rplE gene encoding 50S ribosomal protein L5 yields MTSTEQKTLPRLKQRYREEIKDALAKEFGYANVMQIPGVVKVVVNMGVGDAARDAKLINGAVNDLTLITGQKPEIRRARKSIAQFKLREGMPIGARVTLRGDRMWEFLDRLISISLPRIRDFRGLNPKQFDGTGNYTFGLTEQSVFHEIDVDSIDRPRGMDITVVTSATNDDEGRALLRALGFPFKEN; encoded by the coding sequence ATGACCAGCACTGAGCAGAAGACGCTGCCGCGCCTGAAGCAGCGCTACCGCGAGGAGATCAAGGACGCGCTGGCCAAGGAGTTCGGCTACGCCAACGTCATGCAGATCCCTGGCGTGGTCAAGGTCGTCGTGAACATGGGTGTCGGTGACGCCGCCCGCGACGCCAAGCTGATCAACGGCGCGGTCAACGATTTGACGCTGATCACCGGGCAGAAGCCGGAGATCCGTCGGGCCCGCAAGTCGATCGCCCAGTTCAAGCTCCGCGAGGGCATGCCGATCGGTGCCCGGGTGACGTTGCGCGGCGACCGGATGTGGGAGTTCCTGGACCGGCTCATCTCGATCTCGCTGCCGCGTATCCGCGACTTCCGCGGTCTGAACCCCAAGCAGTTCGACGGCACCGGTAACTACACGTTCGGGTTGACCGAGCAGTCGGTGTTCCACGAGATCGACGTGGACAGCATCGACCGGCCCCGCGGCATGGACATCACCGTCGTCACCTCGGCGACGAACGACGACGAGGGACGAGCGCTGCTGCGGGCGCTGGGCTTCCCGTTCAAGGAGAACTGA
- a CDS encoding SAM-dependent methyltransferase — protein MARADDDTWDLASSVGATATMVAAARAMASADPDPLIDDPFAEPLVRAVGIDFFTKMLDGALDLSLFPDMTPERVQAMIDGMAVRTKFFDDSVLASTAAGVRQVVILASGLDARAYRLGWPPATVIYELDQPQVIEFKTDTLAGIGAEPTATRQPVAVDLRQDWPSALRAAGFDASQPTAWLAEGLLIYLPSQAQDLLFDRITALSAPGSTVSTEYVPGIVDFDAEKARALAEPLQQHGLDLDMSALVYAGERSHVMDYLGGLGWQVSAEPRDELFARFGRELPADAAVQDPLGGQIIYVRAELGPATTG, from the coding sequence ATGGCACGCGCCGATGACGACACCTGGGACCTGGCGTCCAGTGTCGGGGCCACCGCGACGATGGTCGCCGCCGCGCGGGCGATGGCCAGTGCCGACCCCGATCCCCTGATCGACGACCCGTTCGCCGAACCACTGGTGCGGGCGGTCGGCATCGACTTCTTCACCAAGATGCTCGACGGCGCGCTCGACCTGTCGCTGTTTCCCGACATGACCCCCGAACGGGTGCAAGCCATGATCGACGGGATGGCTGTGCGCACCAAGTTCTTCGACGACAGCGTGCTGGCCTCGACGGCGGCCGGAGTCCGTCAGGTGGTCATCCTGGCCTCTGGTCTGGACGCGCGCGCCTACCGGCTGGGCTGGCCGCCCGCAACCGTGATCTATGAGCTGGACCAACCGCAGGTCATCGAGTTCAAGACCGACACGCTGGCCGGTATCGGCGCCGAGCCGACCGCCACCCGACAGCCCGTGGCCGTCGACCTGCGCCAGGACTGGCCGTCGGCGCTGCGCGCCGCCGGCTTCGATGCCTCGCAGCCGACAGCGTGGCTGGCCGAGGGGCTGCTGATCTATCTCCCGTCGCAGGCCCAGGATCTGCTGTTCGACCGGATCACCGCGTTGTCGGCGCCCGGCTCGACGGTGTCGACCGAATACGTGCCCGGCATCGTCGATTTCGACGCCGAGAAGGCGCGCGCGCTCGCCGAGCCGCTGCAGCAACACGGTCTCGACCTGGACATGTCGGCGCTGGTCTACGCCGGCGAGCGCAGCCACGTGATGGACTACCTGGGCGGCCTCGGCTGGCAGGTGAGCGCCGAGCCGCGCGACGAGCTGTTCGCCCGCTTCGGACGCGAGCTGCCCGCCGACGCGGCCGTGCAGGATCCGCTGGGTGGTCAGATCATCTACGTCAGAGCCGAGTTGGGCCCAGCCACAACAGGTTGA
- the rplF gene encoding 50S ribosomal protein L6: MSRIGKQPVTVPNGVDVTIDGRNVSVKGPKGTLTLDVADPIEVSRDDNGAIVVSRPDDERRSRSLHGLSRTLIANLVTGVTEGYTTKMEIFGVGYRVVAKGSDLEFALGYSHPVLIKAPEGVTFAVETPTKFSISGIDKQAVGQIAANIRRLRKSDPYKGKGIRYEGEQIRRKVGKTGK; encoded by the coding sequence ATGTCTCGCATTGGAAAACAGCCGGTCACCGTCCCCAACGGGGTCGACGTGACGATCGACGGGCGCAACGTGTCGGTCAAGGGCCCCAAGGGCACGCTGACCCTCGACGTCGCCGACCCGATCGAGGTCTCGCGTGACGACAACGGCGCCATCGTGGTCAGCCGTCCCGACGACGAGCGTCGCAGCCGCTCGTTGCACGGTCTGTCGCGGACGCTGATCGCCAACCTGGTGACCGGGGTGACCGAGGGATACACCACCAAGATGGAGATCTTCGGTGTCGGCTACCGCGTGGTGGCCAAGGGCAGTGACCTGGAGTTCGCGCTCGGCTACAGCCACCCGGTGCTGATCAAGGCTCCGGAGGGCGTGACCTTCGCGGTGGAGACGCCCACCAAGTTCTCGATCTCCGGTATCGACAAGCAGGCAGTCGGCCAGATCGCGGCCAACATCCGCCGGCTTCGTAAGAGCGACCCCTACAAGGGCAAGGGGATTCGCTACGAGGGCGAGCAGATCCGCCGCAAGGTCGGAAAGACAGGTAAGTAG
- a CDS encoding type Z 30S ribosomal protein S14 — translation MAKKALVNKANKKPKFKVRGYTRCNKCGRPHSVYRKFGLCRICLREMAHAGELPGVQKSSW, via the coding sequence ATGGCAAAGAAGGCTCTGGTCAACAAGGCCAACAAGAAGCCCAAGTTCAAGGTCCGCGGCTACACGCGCTGCAACAAGTGCGGCCGGCCGCACTCGGTGTACCGCAAATTCGGCCTGTGCCGCATCTGCCTGCGCGAGATGGCGCACGCGGGCGAACTGCCCGGTGTCCAGAAGTCCAGCTGGTAA
- the rpsE gene encoding 30S ribosomal protein S5: protein MAEQAVGAGGPSSDGRDGRNDRGGRGRRDDRGGRGGRDDREKSNYLERVVTINRVSKVVKGGRRFSFTALVIVGDGKGMVGVGYGKAKEVPAAIAKGVEEARKNFFRVPLIGGTVTHPVQGEAAAGVVMLRPASPGTGVIAGGACRAVLECAGVHDVLAKSLGSDNAINVVHATVAALKLLQRPEEVAARRGLPIEDVAPAGMLKARREAEALAASAAREGTA from the coding sequence ATGGCCGAGCAGGCTGTAGGAGCCGGCGGGCCGTCGAGCGACGGCCGCGACGGCAGGAATGACCGCGGAGGCCGCGGGCGCCGTGACGACCGCGGTGGCCGTGGCGGTCGCGACGACCGGGAGAAGAGCAACTACCTCGAGCGGGTCGTCACGATCAACCGCGTCTCCAAGGTGGTCAAGGGTGGTCGCCGGTTCAGCTTCACCGCGTTGGTGATCGTCGGCGACGGCAAGGGCATGGTCGGTGTCGGCTACGGCAAGGCCAAGGAAGTTCCGGCCGCCATCGCCAAGGGCGTCGAGGAAGCACGCAAGAACTTCTTCCGGGTGCCGCTGATCGGCGGCACCGTCACGCACCCCGTGCAAGGGGAGGCCGCCGCGGGTGTGGTGATGCTGCGTCCGGCCAGCCCGGGTACCGGCGTCATCGCCGGCGGCGCCTGCCGTGCGGTGCTGGAATGCGCCGGGGTGCACGACGTCCTGGCCAAGTCGCTGGGCAGCGACAACGCGATCAACGTGGTGCACGCGACCGTCGCCGCGCTGAAGTTGTTGCAGCGCCCCGAAGAGGTCGCGGCTCGCCGCGGTCTGCCGATCGAAGATGTAGCGCCCGCAGGCATGCTCAAGGCCCGTCGTGAGGCGGAGGCCCTGGCTGCCAGCGCTGCGCGTGAGGGAACGGCATAA
- a CDS encoding formylglycine-generating enzyme family protein encodes MVTDLVALPGGSFRMGCTQFYPEEAPVHTVTVEPFHIEAHPVTNAQFAAFVADTGYRTVAETAPDPALFPGADAADLVPGALVFRPTAGPVDLRDWRQWWQWVPGAHWRAPFGPEDSVHDKPDHPVVSVCYTDALAYARWARRRLPTEAEWEFAARGGSSSIYGWGDDPLPDGRLMANTWQGRFPYRNDGALGWCGTSPVGTFPANAYGLVDMIGNVWEWTTTRFVGHHRIGAAPSCCPPSNPDPTVSQALKGGSHLCAPQYCHRYRPAARSPQSQDSATTHIGFRCAR; translated from the coding sequence ATGGTGACCGACCTCGTCGCGCTACCCGGCGGGTCGTTCCGGATGGGCTGCACACAGTTCTATCCGGAGGAGGCTCCGGTGCACACCGTCACCGTCGAGCCGTTCCACATCGAGGCGCACCCGGTGACCAACGCGCAGTTCGCAGCGTTCGTCGCCGACACCGGCTACCGCACAGTGGCCGAGACCGCCCCGGATCCGGCACTGTTCCCCGGTGCCGACGCCGCGGACCTGGTGCCCGGCGCACTGGTGTTCCGCCCCACCGCCGGACCGGTCGATCTGCGTGACTGGCGGCAGTGGTGGCAATGGGTGCCCGGCGCGCACTGGCGTGCCCCGTTCGGGCCGGAGGACTCGGTGCACGACAAGCCGGACCACCCCGTGGTGTCGGTCTGCTACACCGACGCGCTGGCCTATGCGCGCTGGGCCCGTCGCCGGCTGCCGACCGAAGCCGAATGGGAGTTCGCCGCGCGTGGCGGTTCGTCGAGCATCTACGGATGGGGTGACGACCCGCTGCCCGACGGTCGGCTGATGGCCAACACCTGGCAGGGCCGGTTCCCGTACCGTAACGACGGAGCGCTGGGGTGGTGCGGCACCTCGCCGGTGGGTACGTTCCCGGCCAATGCCTACGGCCTGGTCGACATGATCGGCAACGTCTGGGAGTGGACGACCACCCGTTTCGTCGGACATCACCGGATCGGCGCGGCACCGTCCTGCTGCCCGCCGAGCAACCCCGATCCGACGGTCAGCCAGGCGCTCAAGGGTGGATCGCACCTGTGCGCACCGCAGTACTGTCACCGCTACCGGCCCGCAGCGCGTTCGCCGCAGTCCCAGGACAGCGCGACCACCCACATCGGATTTCGCTGCGCACGCTGA
- the rpmD gene encoding 50S ribosomal protein L30 gives MAELKITQVRSTIGARWKQRETLRTLGLRKIRQSVVREDNPQTRGLIKTVHHLVTVEEV, from the coding sequence ATGGCAGAGCTCAAGATCACCCAGGTGCGCAGCACCATCGGCGCGCGGTGGAAGCAGCGTGAGACGCTGCGCACGCTGGGCCTGCGCAAGATCCGCCAGTCGGTGGTCCGCGAGGACAATCCGCAGACCCGCGGACTGATCAAGACCGTGCACCACCTGGTCACGGTTGAGGAGGTCTAG
- the sppA gene encoding signal peptide peptidase SppA yields the protein MHSLLSGLPGFDDVRQLARKVDTARHQGVPDGCILELDLQSAPPETAGFDPLAVLSGVVGPTRPLLLREAVEAIHRAAEDPRVAGLIARVQIAAAPPGPVQELREAIAAFTARKPSLAWAETYPGTLSYYLASAFGEVWMQPSGTVGLVGFATSALFLRDALDKLGVEAQFVARGEYKSAANLFTEHGYTEAHREADAALVDSLRSQVWQAVATARGLDVAALNALADRAPLLRDDALAAGLIDRVGFRDEAYAHIANVETGDADADGAPPRLFLSRYARAKKRAMPGLKSQPKIAVVTLSGPIVSGRGGRQLSPMGSSAAGGDTIAAALREAAADDDVAAIVLRVDSPGGSVTGSETVWREVVRTRERGTPVVASMGAVAASGGYYVSMAADAIVANPGTLTGSIGVVTGKLVARGLKDRLGVGSDAVRTNANADAWSVNAPFTEEQQAHVEAEADLFYTDFVARVAEGRSMTVEQVEQVARGRVWTGADARERGLVDELGGLRTAIGRAKELAGLDADDEVALEYLPGSSLLDMLRPKPSSLPAGSVADALGGLALRSVAQAVDQTQRSLTGVNLLWLGPTRL from the coding sequence ATGCATTCTCTGCTGTCCGGATTGCCCGGCTTCGACGACGTTCGCCAGCTGGCCCGCAAGGTCGACACCGCGCGCCACCAGGGTGTCCCCGACGGCTGCATCCTGGAGCTGGACCTGCAGAGCGCGCCGCCCGAAACCGCGGGTTTCGATCCGTTGGCGGTGTTGTCCGGGGTGGTCGGGCCGACCCGTCCGCTGCTGCTGCGCGAGGCTGTCGAGGCGATCCATCGGGCCGCAGAGGACCCGCGGGTGGCCGGTCTGATCGCCCGGGTGCAGATCGCCGCCGCCCCACCCGGACCGGTGCAGGAGCTGCGCGAGGCCATCGCGGCGTTCACCGCCCGTAAGCCGTCGTTGGCCTGGGCCGAGACCTACCCGGGAACCCTGTCCTACTACCTGGCCTCGGCGTTCGGTGAGGTGTGGATGCAGCCCTCAGGCACCGTCGGTCTGGTCGGCTTCGCGACCAGCGCGCTGTTCCTGCGCGACGCGTTGGACAAGCTCGGCGTCGAAGCGCAGTTCGTCGCCCGCGGTGAGTACAAATCGGCGGCGAACCTGTTCACCGAGCACGGTTACACCGAGGCCCACCGCGAAGCCGACGCCGCGTTGGTGGACAGCCTGCGCTCGCAGGTATGGCAGGCCGTGGCCACCGCCCGCGGCCTCGACGTCGCGGCGCTCAACGCGCTGGCCGATCGGGCTCCGCTGTTGCGTGACGACGCGCTGGCAGCCGGACTGATCGACCGCGTCGGTTTTCGGGACGAGGCTTATGCGCATATCGCGAACGTCGAGACGGGTGATGCCGACGCCGACGGCGCACCGCCGCGGTTGTTCCTGTCCCGCTATGCCCGCGCCAAGAAGCGGGCGATGCCTGGACTGAAGAGTCAGCCCAAGATCGCGGTGGTGACGTTGTCCGGCCCGATCGTCAGTGGCCGCGGCGGACGGCAGCTGTCCCCGATGGGCAGTTCGGCCGCCGGCGGGGACACCATCGCCGCCGCGCTGCGGGAGGCCGCCGCCGACGACGACGTTGCGGCGATCGTGCTGCGCGTCGACAGTCCCGGCGGTTCGGTGACTGGTTCGGAGACCGTCTGGCGGGAGGTGGTCCGCACCCGCGAGCGGGGCACGCCGGTGGTGGCGTCGATGGGAGCGGTGGCTGCGTCGGGCGGCTACTACGTGTCGATGGCGGCGGATGCGATCGTCGCCAACCCGGGCACGCTGACCGGGTCGATCGGTGTGGTCACCGGCAAGCTGGTGGCGCGCGGGCTCAAAGATCGCCTCGGCGTCGGCTCGGATGCGGTGCGCACCAACGCCAATGCCGACGCGTGGTCGGTCAATGCGCCGTTCACCGAGGAACAGCAGGCCCACGTCGAGGCCGAAGCCGACCTGTTCTACACCGATTTCGTGGCGCGCGTCGCCGAGGGCCGGTCGATGACTGTGGAGCAGGTCGAGCAGGTCGCCCGCGGGCGGGTGTGGACCGGTGCCGACGCCCGGGAGCGTGGCCTGGTCGACGAGCTCGGCGGTCTGCGCACCGCGATCGGTCGGGCCAAAGAGCTGGCCGGTCTGGACGCCGACGACGAGGTCGCGCTCGAGTATCTGCCCGGCTCGTCGCTGCTGGACATGCTGCGACCCAAACCGTCGTCGCTACCGGCGGGCTCGGTGGCCGATGCGCTGGGTGGGCTGGCGTTACGGTCGGTAGCCCAGGCCGTCGACCAGACCCAGCGTTCGTTGACCGGGGTCAACCTGTTGTGGCTGGGCCCAACTCGGCTCTGA
- the rplX gene encoding 50S ribosomal protein L24, with protein sequence MKVRKGDTVLVISGKDKGAKGKVLVAYPDREKILVEGVNRIKKHTAESRTERGAASGGIVTQEAPIAVSNVMLLDSDGKPTRVGYRIDAETGKKVRVAKTNGKDI encoded by the coding sequence ATGAAGGTCCGCAAGGGCGACACCGTGCTGGTGATCTCCGGCAAGGACAAGGGCGCCAAGGGCAAGGTCCTGGTGGCCTACCCCGACCGCGAGAAGATCCTCGTCGAGGGTGTGAACCGGATCAAGAAGCACACCGCAGAGTCGCGCACCGAGCGCGGTGCCGCCTCGGGCGGCATCGTCACCCAGGAGGCGCCGATCGCCGTCTCCAACGTGATGCTGCTCGATTCCGACGGTAAGCCGACGCGGGTCGGGTACCGCATCGACGCCGAGACCGGCAAGAAGGTCCGCGTCGCCAAGACCAACGGCAAGGACATCTGA
- a CDS encoding arylsulfatase yields the protein MTTEFNGKIALDIRDSEPDWGPYAAPTAQPDAPNVLYLVWDDVGIATWDCFGGLVQMPAMSRIAERGVRLSQFHTTALCSPTRASLLTGRNATTVGMATIEEFTDGFPNCNGRIPYDTALLSEVLTDNGYNTYCLGKWHLTPIEESNLASTKRHWPLSRGFERFYGFLGGETDQWYPDLVYDNHPVAPPGTPEEGYHLSKDLADKTIEFISDAKVIAPDKPWFTYLCPGAGHAPHHVFKEWADKYDGVFDMGYERYRDIVLENQKRMGLVPPDTELSPINPYSEVTGPDGQPWPEQDTVRPWDSLSDDEKRLFTRMAEVFAGFLSYTDAQVGRVLDFLEQTGQLDNTVIVVISDNGASGEGGPNGSVNEGKFFNGYIDTVEESLRSFDLLGGPQTFNHYPIGWAMAFNTPYKLYKRYASHEGGIADSAIISWPKGIRAHGEVRDTYINVADITPTVYDLLDITPPATVRGVAQKPLDGVSFKVALDDPDAPTGKETQFYTMLGTRGIWHKGWFASAVHAASPAGWSNFDADRWELYHIESDRSQCHDLAAENPDKVAELVDLWFAEAQKYNGLPLGDLGVLETMARWRPTLAGDRPSYTYYPGTADVGSGASVELRGRSFAVLAEVDINAADAAGVIVKHGGAHGGYVMFLRDGRLHFSYNFLGETEQTLSSSEPVGIGTHCLGFAYTRTGTVENSHTPLGDAALYIGGAQVATYPGMRTMPATFGLAGASLSVGRNAGSPVSRSYAPPFAFTGGTIRRVDVNVSGAGYADLERDFARAFARD from the coding sequence GTGACCACGGAGTTCAACGGCAAGATCGCGCTCGACATCCGGGATTCCGAGCCGGACTGGGGTCCCTACGCGGCACCGACCGCGCAGCCGGACGCGCCCAACGTCCTGTACCTGGTGTGGGACGACGTCGGCATCGCGACGTGGGACTGCTTCGGCGGCCTGGTGCAGATGCCGGCGATGAGCCGCATCGCCGAACGCGGCGTGCGGCTTTCCCAGTTCCACACCACCGCGCTGTGCTCGCCGACTCGAGCGTCGCTGCTGACCGGCCGCAACGCCACCACGGTGGGCATGGCCACCATCGAGGAATTCACCGACGGTTTCCCGAACTGCAACGGCCGCATCCCCTACGACACCGCGCTGCTGTCGGAGGTGCTCACCGACAACGGCTACAACACCTACTGCCTCGGCAAATGGCACCTCACCCCGATCGAGGAATCCAATCTGGCCTCGACCAAACGCCATTGGCCACTGTCACGCGGCTTCGAACGGTTCTATGGGTTCCTCGGCGGCGAGACCGACCAGTGGTATCCCGACCTGGTCTACGACAACCACCCGGTCGCGCCGCCCGGTACCCCGGAAGAGGGCTATCACCTGTCAAAAGACTTGGCCGACAAGACTATCGAGTTCATCAGCGACGCCAAGGTGATCGCCCCCGACAAGCCCTGGTTCACCTATCTGTGCCCCGGGGCCGGCCACGCACCGCATCACGTCTTCAAGGAGTGGGCCGACAAATACGACGGCGTGTTCGACATGGGTTACGAGCGCTACCGCGACATCGTGCTGGAGAACCAGAAGAGGATGGGCCTGGTGCCCCCGGACACCGAGCTCTCGCCGATCAACCCGTACTCCGAGGTCACCGGCCCGGACGGACAACCCTGGCCCGAGCAGGACACGGTGCGGCCATGGGATTCGCTGTCCGACGACGAGAAGCGGTTGTTCACCCGGATGGCCGAGGTCTTCGCCGGGTTCCTGTCCTACACCGACGCGCAAGTGGGACGCGTGCTGGACTTTCTGGAGCAGACCGGACAGCTCGACAACACCGTCATCGTGGTCATCTCCGACAACGGGGCCAGCGGCGAAGGTGGGCCCAACGGCTCGGTCAACGAGGGCAAGTTCTTCAACGGCTACATCGACACCGTCGAGGAGAGCCTGCGGTCCTTCGACCTGCTGGGTGGCCCGCAGACATTCAACCACTATCCGATCGGCTGGGCGATGGCGTTCAACACGCCCTACAAGCTCTACAAGCGCTACGCCTCCCACGAAGGCGGTATCGCCGACAGCGCGATCATCTCCTGGCCGAAGGGGATTCGCGCGCACGGCGAGGTTCGCGACACCTACATCAACGTCGCCGACATCACCCCGACGGTCTACGACCTGCTCGACATCACCCCACCGGCAACCGTTCGGGGCGTCGCGCAGAAACCGCTTGATGGCGTGAGTTTCAAAGTGGCCCTGGATGATCCGGATGCGCCGACCGGCAAGGAGACCCAGTTCTACACCATGCTGGGTACCCGCGGCATCTGGCACAAGGGCTGGTTCGCCAGCGCGGTGCACGCGGCCTCACCGGCGGGCTGGTCGAATTTCGACGCCGACCGGTGGGAGCTCTATCACATCGAGTCCGACCGTAGCCAGTGCCATGATCTGGCCGCCGAGAACCCGGACAAGGTCGCCGAACTGGTCGACCTGTGGTTCGCCGAGGCGCAGAAGTACAACGGGCTGCCGCTGGGCGATTTGGGCGTGCTGGAGACGATGGCGCGGTGGCGGCCGACGCTGGCGGGGGACCGCCCGTCCTACACCTATTATCCGGGCACTGCCGACGTCGGTAGCGGGGCCTCGGTGGAGCTGCGCGGACGGTCTTTCGCGGTGCTGGCCGAGGTCGACATCAACGCCGCCGACGCCGCCGGTGTGATCGTCAAACACGGTGGTGCCCATGGTGGTTACGTGATGTTCCTGCGTGACGGCCGACTGCACTTCAGCTACAACTTCCTCGGCGAGACGGAGCAGACGCTGTCGTCGTCCGAACCGGTCGGGATCGGAACCCACTGTCTCGGGTTCGCCTACACCCGCACCGGCACCGTCGAGAACAGCCACACCCCATTGGGTGACGCCGCGCTCTACATCGGCGGCGCGCAGGTGGCGACCTACCCGGGCATGCGGACCATGCCGGCGACGTTCGGGCTGGCCGGTGCCAGCCTCAGCGTCGGCCGCAACGCCGGTTCGCCGGTGTCGCGGTCCTACGCACCCCCGTTCGCGTTCACCGGGGGCACCATCAGGCGGGTCGACGTGAACGTCTCCGGCGCCGGTTACGCCGACCTGGAGCGGGATTTCGCGCGCGCTTTCGCCAGGGACTGA